The sequence below is a genomic window from Brockia lithotrophica.
GCAGTGTTGGCACTGCACAGGGATGTTCACGAGGGAGACGTCGGGAAACGTCCCGTACTCCTGCTGGTAGAATTTGATGAAGTGCACCTCGGGCGGAAGCTCGTTTTGGAACTGGCAGGATACTGTGCACGCCATACACCCTGCGCACTTCGTGAGGTCGATGAGCATTCCGTAGCGGGCCATTGGGTTTCACCCCCTAGATCTTCCGCAGGGTGACGATGACTTCCTGCGTCAGAGCGATTCCGGCGGCGGGGTCGAGCTTGTGGTAGGGAAGGAGCGTCATGAAGGAGAAGGCGAAGTTCCGCCCGGGGTTGTTCTTCGCGAGGCTGCCGTACGGCGCGTAGATGAACACCGCCTCGGGGTGGATCGCCTCCGTCAGGTGGACCTGGACGCGCCCCGTGGCGACTTCCGAACGCACCTCCACCCAGTCCCCCTCTTTTAGGCCCATGCGCTCTGCGACCCGCCGGTTGATCCACAGACGATCCCCGTGGTAGTCCTCCGTAAGCACGAGGAGGTAGGGGTTGCGCGTCGTGTTCGTGTGCGAGTGGTACGCCTGGCGTCCGTTGATCAGGCGGAATTCGCCCTTTGAGACGTCCGGCATGACGAGAGGCGGCTTCCAGTTGGGGATTGGATCGAGCCCCGCGGCCTTGAATTCCGTGCTGTAGAACTCCACCTTGCCCGTGGGGGTGTTGAACTTCGGCGTGCCGAGGACGATGGGCGAGTTGAGGACGATCGTCCCCTTGGCCTTGAGCTCGTTCAGGGAGAGTCCCGTCGGGGCGAGCATCGCCTGATTAACCTCGTCGAGCGTGAAGTTGAAGTACTTCCCGACCCCCGCGGCCTCGGCGATGCCCGTGTAGATCTCCCACGAAGCCTTGGTTTCGGGGTGGATCTTGCCAATCGCCTGCTGGCGCATGGCGACGATGGGCTTCTTCCCGCCCACGCCTTCGACGAGGTCGTCGCGTTCGAGATAACTTACCTCGGGAAGTACGTAGTGGGCGAGCTCCGCCGTCTCGCTCATGAAGATGTCCACGACCACCAAGAGTTCCAAAAGCTTGTAAGCCTCGCGGGCGTAGAGCGGGTTGTTGTAGTGCATGACGGGGTTCGAACGGTTCACGATGATCGCCTTGAGCGCCCCGTCGCGGATCTTGTCGGGAACGGCGGTAACCACATCGTGGGCGAGGGGCCACTCGCTGTCCACGCGCGGAATCGCCGGCTTTTCCGGTGCGGGGTACTTTGCCGGATTGAGGTTGCCCAGAGGAGGCGTCTTGCCGAAAATGAGCCCGCCTTCCTTTTGGTAGTTTCCGAGGAGGGCGTTCACGAGAGCGATGGCGCGCGCCGCGTCGACGCTGTTCGCGTATTGCGTTCCCGTGGCGCCGTGCCACCCCGGGTGGATGAAGGCGCGCGGCTTGTTCTTCCCGAGCCCCCGCGCAACCTCTTGGATCGTCGCCGCCGGCACGCCGGTGATCTCCTCCGCCCATTGGGGCGTATACTTCTCCACGGCCTGGGCGAACTGCTCGAACCCGTAGCCGTATTCCTGGACGAAGGCGGCGTCATAGAGCCCTTCCTTGATGAGCACGTGCGCCAAAGCGAGCACGAAGGCGAGGTCCGTCCCCGGTCGAATGGGCACCCACTTCGTGGCCATCTGGTACATGTTGTTCACCCGCGGGTCGACGAGGACGATCTGGGCGCCCTTTTCCCGCGCCTTGGCGAGTTCGAGTACGTCACCCGGGGTGATCCCCTCGGCGAGGTTTCTGCCGATGTAGACCATGTAGCGGGCGTTTGCGATGTCCGTACCCGGGGTTCCGCCTACGGTGTGCTCGAAGCCCACACCGCGTCCGGCGTAACAGGAGGCGGCGTGCGTAAAGGTGTTCGGCGAACCGAGCGCCCACAGGAGGCGTTGTCCGTACCATACGGCCGTCTTTTGCCCCGCGTAGCTGATGTGGGCGATGACCCCCGGACCGTACTTCTTGCGGATTTCCTGGAGCTTCTCCCCAATCTCGCGGAAGGCCTGCTCCCAGGAAATCGGTTGGAAGTTCCCGTCTTCCGTGCGCTTGAGAGGTTGGGTGAGTCGCTGCCGCAAGTACGGTGTGGCGAGAAGGCCGTGCCCGCGGGCGCAGATCTTCCCCTTGCTCTTGGGATGCTGCGGAAGGCCAACGGCACGCCACACGCGGCCGTTCTTCACGTAGACGTTGAGGCCGCAGAAGTTTCCGCACCCCGTACATAGGGTCGGGATTACGCGGATGTCGTCCTTCTTTTCGGCCTCGGCCTTCTTCCACGTCTCAAAGGAAAACGTCCCTACCGCCCCTACGGAGAGGGCACCTGCGGCGAGGGCCGTCGCCTTGAGAAACGTGCGGCGGGAGATCTTCTCCTGAAGCATGTACTTTCACCCCTTTGCCTACCTCGCGTATGCCTTTCCGGATCCTCCGTTCTCGACCGCTTCGGATGGTGTGCGGA
It includes:
- a CDS encoding molybdopterin-dependent oxidoreductase — translated: MLQEKISRRTFLKATALAAGALSVGAVGTFSFETWKKAEAEKKDDIRVIPTLCTGCGNFCGLNVYVKNGRVWRAVGLPQHPKSKGKICARGHGLLATPYLRQRLTQPLKRTEDGNFQPISWEQAFREIGEKLQEIRKKYGPGVIAHISYAGQKTAVWYGQRLLWALGSPNTFTHAASCYAGRGVGFEHTVGGTPGTDIANARYMVYIGRNLAEGITPGDVLELAKAREKGAQIVLVDPRVNNMYQMATKWVPIRPGTDLAFVLALAHVLIKEGLYDAAFVQEYGYGFEQFAQAVEKYTPQWAEEITGVPAATIQEVARGLGKNKPRAFIHPGWHGATGTQYANSVDAARAIALVNALLGNYQKEGGLIFGKTPPLGNLNPAKYPAPEKPAIPRVDSEWPLAHDVVTAVPDKIRDGALKAIIVNRSNPVMHYNNPLYAREAYKLLELLVVVDIFMSETAELAHYVLPEVSYLERDDLVEGVGGKKPIVAMRQQAIGKIHPETKASWEIYTGIAEAAGVGKYFNFTLDEVNQAMLAPTGLSLNELKAKGTIVLNSPIVLGTPKFNTPTGKVEFYSTEFKAAGLDPIPNWKPPLVMPDVSKGEFRLINGRQAYHSHTNTTRNPYLLVLTEDYHGDRLWINRRVAERMGLKEGDWVEVRSEVATGRVQVHLTEAIHPEAVFIYAPYGSLAKNNPGRNFAFSFMTLLPYHKLDPAAGIALTQEVIVTLRKI